A stretch of the Zeugodacus cucurbitae isolate PBARC_wt_2022May chromosome 6, idZeuCucr1.2, whole genome shotgun sequence genome encodes the following:
- the LOC105210977 gene encoding GTPase Era, mitochondrial: MELLLSNFGGVTKNLLRFSKIHEVRIGNIRSYCLATNHENSTTGKSPVSSDTAKELASQGQKTQHKRTQNSLHIAVIGVPNAGKSTFINNLINHRVCPTSSKVHTTRKSSKAIYTTGQTQLVFYDTPGLVTPREVKRHNLEQNFKSAYKHAIQHADIIACMHDVSNSWTRNALHSTVIETLMEYKHLPSFLILNKIDALKSKRVLLELIRVLTNATIGTTQSLWNKMQKRQQSKRIEESHVKAIENPAEKKDVSWSNFQEVFLVSSITGSGLNDIQDYLVRTAKERAWEYTKGSFTDEKPEVLIVESVRARLLDYLPQEIPYNLHSAIEYFSEENGTIYASVEVTCPSSRIERLICGESNGKLRQITERVTSDLVETFGKPISLTIATRSKKTD; the protein is encoded by the exons ATGGAATTATTGTTGAGTAACTTTGGAGGTGTGACAAAAAATTTGCTGAGGTTCAGCAAAATCCATGAAGTTCGAATCGGAAATATACGTAGCTATTGTTTAGCAACAAATCATGAAAACTCGACTACTGGGAAGTCGCCTGTCTCATCCGATACGGCAAAAGAACTTGCTAGCCAGGGTCAGAAAACACAACACAAGCGCACGCAGAACTCATTGCATATAGCTGTGATTGGTGTACCAAATGCGGGGAAGAGTACAttcattaacaatttaattaatcatCGG GTATGTCCTACATCCTCTAAAGTACACACAACACGAAAATCCAGTAAAGCAATATATACAACGGGGCAAACACAACTCGTCTTCTATGACACACCAGGTTTAGTGACACCACGTGAAGTGAAACGACATAATTTAgagcaaaatttcaaaagcgCCTACAAACATGCGATACAACATGCGGATATTATCGCCTGTATGCATGATGTATCCAATTCATGGACGCGTAACGCTTTACATTCCACTGTCATCGAAACCTTGATGGAATACAAACATTTACCaagttttttgattttgaataaGATTGATGCGTTAAAATCAAAACGTGTACTGCTTGAATTGATACGCGTTCTAACCAATGCTACTATTGGCACTACACAATCGCTTTGGAATAAAATGCAGAAACGACAACAGTCCAAGCGAATCGAAGAATCACATGTTAAAGCGATAGAAAATCCAGCGGAGAAGAAAGATGTCAGTTGGAGTAACTTTCAGGAAGTTTTTCTAGTTTCATCCATTACTGGTAGTGGTCTAAATGATATACAA GATTATCTCGTAAGAACCGCTAAAGAAAGAGCTTGGGAATATACAAAAGGCTCCTTTACTGATGAGAAACCCGAGGTACTTATTGTAGAGAGCGTACGCGCCAGGCTCTTAGATTACTTACCACAAGAAATACCATACAATTTGCATAGTGCAATTGAATACTTCTCCGAAGAGAATg gTACCATTTATGCGTCAGTAGAGGTGACTTGTCCCTCATCCCGTATTGAACGTTTAATTTGTGGCGAATCGAATGGAAAATTAAGACAAATTACAGAGCGTGTAACATCTGATTTAGTAGAGACATTTGGCAAACCAATATCCTTAACCATTGCTACACGAAGTAAGAAAACTgattaa
- the LOC105210978 gene encoding EF-hand domain-containing family member C2 yields the protein MLRIPGMPFLPGTTFRDMSRTNFPKPQSLMNFQGISMLNDRQPPALVDIGGMCIDINCPPTATPSLYPPKTGPRLPPWIAYDKKVLGFDAFFKETLHEVYNAPYQVRKVKIMYYLEDGTMQITEPKVDNSGIPQGCLVHRQRIPKPPPCQNEFISILDLNVDTSIQVFDRIYHITNCDLFTRHFLNRSGIAVPDPVDMPVDPTTEMRKRSARKIHNQPPKKHSFAQFLAFDRKVLKFHGYWDDRSEFGDVRRLEICYYLADDTIDIKENFPRNSGREGPSLFLKRGKLPREFSGLPLPGQETPQTLLNVLGTSMRNVRYTIDPLNIGEKEVLYYADRDLQIGTVLNVYGRAVVLTDCDEYTQEYYRKRYGIENFTAAPIPSRGDECAPIKQKERILPPYNGWGSYEDSEGNCISVEPKPPQTDFKKFIKLDRYVLRFGAKLLSTIRENCERIFIISYYLSDDTIQIFEIAERNSGFLGGEFMKRTRIPLPGQEKFTSKRPQYYQPYNFYIGATMSLKDHIFHIVSADEYTLIYMEHHPYEYPMADIKIIMQKVREAAKTDYKGFLCRCLPEGADAVKDVQFIGFDSLKRALINLLGDDITNHEIITVCRYFSAEKAPPQACNRETVRAAVHLELKRSLWNAMDELKEHLHHINPLNKPFLSEAKLRSTMKGCRLPFIPELIDDLLSVLNHNDCGEVEVCDFLNFIDMGCGKVPDIAPMNINFELCPKIPFLHKGRLVNISCFLQYMGLDEEAKPKEELAS from the exons atgCTGCGCATACCAGGAATGCCGTTTCTGCCAGGCACCACCTTCCGGGAC aTGTCTCGCACTAATTTCCCCAAGCCGCAGAGCCTTATGAATTTCCAGGGCATCAGTATGTTAAATGATCGGCAACCACCCGCCTTGGTGGACATTGGCGGCATGTGCATTGACATCAATTGCCCACCGACGGCCACACCTTCACTGTATCCGCCAAAGACTGGACCCAGACTGCCGCCATGGATTGCTTACGACAAGAAAGTACTTGGTTTTGATGCATTCTTCAAGGAGACACTACACGAGGTCTACAATGCGCCATATCAAGTGCGTAAAGTTAAGATTATGTATTACCTGGAAGATGGTACCATGCAAATCACCGAACCGAAAGTGGACAACTCTGGCATACCACAAGGTTGTCTGGTGCATCGTCAACGTATACCGAAACCACCGCCGTGCCAAAATGAATTCATCTCGATATTGGACCTCAACGTCGATACGAGCATACAAGTATTCGATCGCATTTATCACATTACAAATTGTGACCTTTTTACGCGACATTTCCTAAATCGCTCGGGCATAGCCGTGCCAGATCCGGTCGATATGCCAGT TGATCCCACAACAGAAATGCGCAAGAGATCTGCGCGGAAAATACACAATCAACCACCAAAAAAGCATTCCTTCGCACAATTTTTAGCGTTCGATCGGAAAGTGTTGAAATTCCATGGCTATTGGGATGACCGTTCGGAGTTTGGTGATGTGCGTCGTTTAGAGATATGTTACTATTTGGCTGACGACACAATAGATATAAAGGAAAATTTCCCACGAAACTCAGGACGTGAAGGTCCATCGCTATTCCTTAAACGGGGTAAACTACCAAGG gAATTCAGTGGACTTCCGCTACCTGGACAAGAAACACCACAAACATTGTTAAATGTGCTCGGCACAAGCATGCGAAACGTACGCTACACCATTGATCCACTGAATATCGGCGAAAAAGAGGTGCTCTACTATGCCGATCGTGATCTACAAATCGGTACCGTGCTCAATGTATACGGACGTGCTGTTGTGCTCACGGATTGTGATGAATACACACAggaatattatagaaaacgg TATGGTATCGAGAACTTTACCGCCGCGCCGATACCGTCACGTGGCGACGAATGTGCGCCGATCAAACAAAAGGAACGCATACTGCCACCCTACAATGGCTGGGGTTCATATGAGGATTCTGAGGGTAATTGCATCTCAGTCGAGCCCAAGCCACCGCAAACAGACTTTAAGAAATTCATCAAACTTGATCGCTACGTGCTAAGGTTTGGTGCGAAACTTTTATCGACAATACGCGAGAACTGCGAACGCATTTTTATCATCTCTTACTACCTTTCCGATGACACCATACAAATTTTCGAGATTGCGGAACGCAATTCCGGTTTCTTGGGTGGCGAATTTATGAAACGTACGCGCATACCACTGCCGGGTCAAGAGAAATTCACCTCGAAACGCCCACAATACTATCAGccgtacaatttttatattggcGCCACCATGAGTCTTAAGGATCACATCTTTCACATTGTTTCCGCCGATGAGTATACACTTATTTACATGGAGCATCATCCATATGAG tatCCAATGGCCGACATCAAGATAATTATGCAGAAAGTACGCGAGGCGGCGAAGACTGATTACAAGGGCTTCCTCTGCCGTTGCCTACCCGAGGGCGCGGATGCCGTCAAAGATGTGCAATTCATTGGTTTCGATTCACTGAAGCGTGCACTTATCAATCTACTCGGTGACGATATCACCAATCATGAAATCATCACTGTCTGTCGCTACTTCTCGGCCGAGAAGGCGCCACCACAGGCATGCAATCGCGAGACGGTGCGCGCTGCCGTGCACTTGGAGTTGAAACGTTCGCTGTGGAATGCAATGGACGAGCTCAAGGAACATTTGCATCACATCAATCCGCTAAACAAGCCTTTCCTCTCCGAGGCAAAACTGCGCTCCACAATGAAGGGTTGTCGCCTGCCCTTCATACCGGAACTAATTGATGATCTACTCAGCGTACTCAATCACAATGACTGTGGCGAGGTGGAGGTATGCGATTTCCTCAACTTTATCGACATGGGTTGCGGCAAAGtgccggacatagcgccaatgAATATCAATTTCGAACTATGCCCCAAGATACCGTTCCTACATAAGGGACGTTTGGTGAATATCAGCTGTTTCCTGCAATACATGGGCTTAGATGAGGAGGCAAAACCGAAAGAAGAGCTGGCGAGTTAA
- the LOC105210975 gene encoding cytochrome c oxidase assembly factor 4 homolog, mitochondrial, producing MSSVPATAALETEDPVELMLKKTGCIQLHYKVQECISETGDWRRCQEVVKEFKQCMQKYTESQMKKYAQTK from the coding sequence ATGTCGTCAGTCCCTGCCACCGCTGCGCTGGAAACTGAAGATCCCGTAGAGCTGATGCTTAAGAAAACTGGGTGTATACAATTGCATTACAAAGTACAAGAGTGTATTTCCGAAACAGGCGATTGGCGCCGCTGCCAAGAGGTGGTAAAAGAGTTCAAGCAGTGTATGCAAAAATATACGGAAtcacaaatgaaaaaatacgcacaaacaaaataa
- the LOC105210976 gene encoding peptidyl-tRNA hydrolase 2, mitochondrial: MFKQFFSVVTAPRTKLVLVVRGDLKMSKGKTAAQCAHAAVLCYQQSQKDNEKKKIAENWSIMGQPKIVLRANKLEEITNLQNRAKNAGVVAELVRDAGRTQLEAGTATVLGIGPDIEKNVDELVSNFKLL, translated from the coding sequence atgtttaaacaattCTTCAGTGTCGTGACTGCACCGCGTACCAAACTGGTATTAGTAGTGCGTGGCGATTTAAAAATGTCTAAAGGAAAAACTGCGGCACAATGTGCACACGCCGCTGTACTTTGCTACCAACAATCCCAAAAGGATAACGAGAAGAAGAAAATAGCAGAAAATTGGTCAATTATGGGACAACCAAAAATCGTATTGCGTGCGAATAAATTAGAAGAAATTACAAATCTACAAAATCGTGCGAAAAACGCAGGTGTAGTTGCAGAATTAGTAAGAGATGCAGGACGCACGCAATTGGAAGCTGGTACGGCAACGGTTTTGGGTATTGGACCGgacattgaaaaaaatgtagatGAATTGGTATCCAATTTTAAACTACTCTAG
- the LOC105210979 gene encoding 2-hydroxyacyl-CoA lyase 1: MSEVEAVQIIAESLKEQGVEYVFGIIGIPVIELSMAFQVAGLKYIGMRNEQSACYAAQAIGFLTGKPAVCLVVSGPGLLHVTGGMANAQVNCWPLLVIAGSTSQDHEGIGGFQEYPQVEISRPYCKYAARPPTAALIPLHVEKAVRYATYGRPGVSYLDFPGNLLQSRVQEDKIYKTLPQPVAPLVYPAHDDVIRAANLLRSAKRPLVIIGKGAAYGHAENILRHFIENTNLPFLPTPMGKGVVSDTAPQCVSSARSLALQNADVVLLLGARLNWILHFGKPPRYNADVKFIQVDICPEELHNSVQAAIAIQSDIKPFAEQIFEQMNAVNFEFPSENPWWEELTNKCKHNREQVRSMAMDTTAPLNYYTVFHHLRELIPRDAIIVSEGANTMDIGRSMLFNILPRHRLDAGTFGTMGVGPGFAIAAALYCRDRYPGKRVICVEGDSAFGFSGMELETMVRYKLPITIVIVNNNGIYGGFDQETFDAIRNGGDLSQVTPPSALGVQVHYEEMMKMFGLNGYFCKEIPELQAALKDAQKLTDKPTIINVAINPSSDRKPQTFNWLTESKL; the protein is encoded by the exons ATGTCGGAAGTAGAAGCAGTGCAGATAATTGCGGAGTCTCTAAAGGAGCAG GGTGTAGAATATGTATTCGGTATTATCGGCATACCCGTTATTGAACTGTCGATGGCTTTTCAAGTTGCTGGCCTTAAGTATATTGGCATGCGTAACGAGCAGTCGGCTTGCTATGCCGCACAGGCAATTGGCTTTTTAACTGGCAAACCTGCTGTATGTCTTGTTGTTTCCGGACCAGGATTGCTTCATGTAACCG GTGGTATGGCTAATGCGCAAGTCAATTGTTGGCCGCTGTTGGTTATTGCTGGTTCGACCAGTCAGGATCATGAAGGTATCGGCGGTTTTCAGGAGTATCCACAAGTGGAAATTTCGCGTCCCTACTGCAAGTATGCGGCTCGCCCACCTACCGCAGCGCTGATACCATTACACGTGGAGAAGGCTGTACGTTATGCGACTTACGGACGTCCGGGTGTCTCTTATCTTGACTTCCCCGGCAATTTGTTGCAATCACGTGTGCAGGAAGATAAGATTTACAAAACGCTACCACAACCAGTAGCGCCACTAGTATATCCAGCTCATGACGATGTTATAAGAGCCGCCAATTTGTTGAGATCGGCAAAGCGTCCACTTGTAATCATTGGTAAAGGTGCCGCCTACGGACATGCCGAAAATATTTTACGACATTTCATTGAGAACACCAATCTACCTTTCTTGCCAACACCAATGGGCAAAGGAGTTGTCTCGGATACGGCGCCACAATGTGTCTCCTCTGCGCGCTCATTGGCATTGCAAAACGCAGATGTCGTCTTATTGTTGGGTGCACGTCTAAATTGGATACTGCATTTTGGCAAGCCGCCACGCTACAATGCCGATGTCAAATTTATACAA GTGGACATTTGCCCCGAAGAATTGCATAATTCCGTGCAAGCCGCTATCGCCATACAATCGGACATTAAGCCATTTGCTGAGCAAATTTTCGAGCAAATGAACGCTGTCAATTTCGAGTTCCCAAGTGAGAACCCCTGGTGGGAGGAGTTAACCAACAAATGCAAACATAATCGTGAGCAAGTGCGTAGCATGGCAATGGATACTACCGCGCCGCTCAACTACTATACCGTTTTTCACCATCTACGCGAGTTGATACCACGCGATGCGATTATTGTCAGCGAGGGCGCCAACACCATGGATATTGGACGTTCGATGCTTTTCAACATACTGCCACGTCATCGTTTGGATGCTGGCACTTTCGGCACAATGGGTGTGGGACCCGGTTTCGCCATTGCAGCCGCGCTCTATTGTCGCGATCGTTACCCGGGCAAGCGTGTTATATGCGTGGAAGGTGATAGCGCTTTTGGATTTTCCGGCATGGAATTGGAAACCATGGTGCGCTATAAGCTGCCAATTACTATTGTTATTGTGAATAACAACGGTATATATGGTGGTTTCGATCAGGAAACATTCGATGCCATAAGAAATGGTGGCGATTTGTCGCAAGT CACACCACCATCCGCTTTGGGCGTACAAGTGCACTATGAGGAAATGATGAAAATGTTCGGCCTGAACGGTTACTTCTGCAAGGAGATACCAGAACTACAAGCCGCGCTGAAGGATGCGCAAAAGCTCACGGATAAGCCAACCATCATCAATGTCGCAATTAATCCCTCATCGGACCGCAAGCCACAGACTTTCAACTGGTTGACTGAGTCGAAATTGTAA